The Panthera tigris isolate Pti1 chromosome E3, P.tigris_Pti1_mat1.1, whole genome shotgun sequence genome segment AAGCTGCTGGCCTCGTTTGGGGACAGCGTGGTACGGCTGAGCACTGCCAACACCTACTCCTACCGGAAAGGTGAGctgccccaccctgcctgccAGCATCTTGCAGGCGGTCCCAGCCAGTCCTGACCAGCCCCTTTCCCGCAGTGGACCTGCCCTTCCAGGAGTATGTGGAGCACCTGTTACACCCCCAGGATCCTACCTCCTTGGGCAACGGTGAGTGGGCTTTGGTcggccctggggtggggtgggagggaatgggGGCATTGGAAGTACTCGGGTGCCAAAATTCCTGCGTGTCCTGTGTTCTTTGCTGGCAgacactttgtatttctttggggACAATAATTTCAGCGAATGGGCATCACTTTTCCAGCActattccccacccccattcagcCTGTTGGGTACCACAGCTGCTTACAGCTTTGGAGTTGCAGGTGGGTACCTTGCAGGAGCAGAGGgcatgggagagagggagggggtggggagactaCAGGCTGGGTTTGGTTAGCGACTGCCGGTAACTCCACAGGAGCTGGTTCTGGGGTGCCTTTCCACTGGCATGGGCCCGGCTTCTCAGAGGTGGTCTACGGCCGCAAGGTCAGCACAGGATGGGGGCTGAGGCTTGGGGCTCGCTGACTGCAACACAGAGTGACCTTGCTTCTCCCGCCCCCAGCGCTGGTTCCTGTACCCCCCCGAGAAGACACCGGAGTTCCACCCCAATAAGACCACACTGGCCTGGCTTCAGGACGTGTACCCAGCCCTGGCACCATCTGAGAGACCCCTGGAGTGCACCGTCCAGGCTGGCGAGGTCAGTAGGTGACAACAGGAAGGGGCCTCCGGGCTGGACCAGCTGTCACTAACTCATTTCTGTGCCCCGCGTCCGTCCCCCACCAGGTGCTGTATTTCCCTGACCGATGGTGGCACGCCACACTAAACCTGGACACCAGTGTTTTCATCTCCACCTTCCTCAGCTAGCCAGAGCGGGCGGCTGGTGAGCCCCGCACACACCAGCACACACCCCTATTAGTGCTCACAGATTTTATTACAGGACAGTGGTGGCGGCAGCCCACCCTCACCTGCTGTTTCTGGCCCAGACAGGTGGAGGTGGGGTTCATGGTCCAGCAGCAaaactggtgggggtggggacactggGGCAGGGATCTAGGGACACAAACTATGTACAGGGACTGGGAGCTACTGCCCCAAGGCCCTCCTGGGCCAGGATACTAGGCACGGCGGGCTGCCCTTGCGCTCGCCCGGCCTCAGTAGTCCTCCACCCAGCCGTTCTCAGAGATGAACGCATCAATGACCTCTTTCATGGCCAGGTTCGGGATGAGCTGTTCCTGGGTCAGGGGGCTCCGGGTGACAGGGTCAAAGTGACCCACACGCTGCAGTGTGCAGTGACAACAGGGTCAGAAAACGCTCAGTGCTTATGGGTCCTGCTCCCAACACCTGTGGGCCCTCACCTGCAGGTGCTCCTCGATGTCCTTGCGGTCGTAGGTGATGCCACTGGGTGTGATGCACGGCTCCCGCATGAGCTCAAAGCTGATCTTGCCACACAGGTAGTCGGGGATGTCTCGCTTCTACAGCACAGACCGTCCAGTCAGGCACCAGGAAGGGGACGCCGCTCCGATGCCTGCTCCCCAGCGCCAGAGGACCTACCCGGGCTTACCTTTCTTTTCTCATCCACCTGGGAGAAAAGCTCATCCATGTCTGCTAAGTACTTGTCCTGCGAAGAAGCAAGCAGCTACGCGTGGGCCAGACgccccatcccccttccccaggcACAGGCCCCCTCCCACCACAGGCACGCGGTCTGGCGCACACCCACACACGGGCTGGGGCACCCTCACGTGCTTGGCCTCGATGCAGGCCTGCTGGGCCCGAACGTGGCTGTCGTCCTCATCACCCTCGTGGTTCCTCTGGCATTCTTCCAGCTCCCTGGGGGTCAGCCAGGAGCTAGTCAGAAATGGGTCTGGCCAGGAGAGGCCACGCTCCACCCACACCTTGTTCAGGTTTCATTTCCCTCCATCTCCCGCTCGCCCGTGTCGGCCTTCAATAAACACTCGTGTTCTTGGCTCCGGATCAGCCCGAGAGTGCTGacttgagagggggtggggggcgcgcgGAGCCTGCCACTTGCACAGCTCACCTCTCCCGCTCGGCCACGATAAGCCGGGTGAGGTAGGAGTGCAGCTCGTTCTCCTGGTGGATGCGCCGCTCCTCAATGCTGTTCCAGCGCTTCTTCTTGGCGATGCGCAGGGCACTAGGGATGTCATCCCCAAAGTTGAGCCGCTGCTCCTTGGCGAGGTTGtaggctggggggagaggggcttcAGGTCACCTGGCCAGACGATCCACCTggtcccaggcacccctacaaccTAATAAGCAGTAGGCCCACCTCGCTGCAGGTTGGCAATGGCCTCATCGTAGCTCTCCATCTCCAGCTGGCATTGTCCCAGGAAGAAGTGTGCCTTCACAGACTGCCCGTCCAGCTCCAAGGCCCGCCGACAGTCTGCTAGGGCCTGCTCGTGCTGCTGCATCTTCAGGTAGCACAACGCCCGGTTGGTGTAGTACACTGCCACCAGAGGATTCCGGGTCTGGGGACCAAGGCCGGGCCAGCCAGCGTGAGGAAGTGAGCTCTGCGCGCCCCCCTCTGTCCTAAACCCTATCCCAGTTTGGAACCCACGGCGAGAATCAAGACATCAGAAATTTCTGAGTTTCAAAGCTCCTGCGTGCTAAAGATTAGCGGACGGTGCGCTCCCGGTCCCAAGGCCTGCCTGAGCCCACCTTCTTGCCTCCCACGAAATGTTGCCGAGATAAATTTCCGAGCCCTGTGGAGATCCCCAGCTTTGGGCCTGGAGTTCTCAAGGAACAGGGATCCCTCGTCCGCTGCCCGGGAACCTCAAGCACCCCTGAAGCCCCACTCGCCATACTTCTCCAGCAAGCAGCACTGGGTGGAGAGCAGCGGCCTTGACACCTTTGGAATAAGAGCATCGCTAAACTCTCAGGGCCCAAACGTCCGCGCGTACGAGCCAGGACCCTCCGAAGGCCCGGGGCCCGAAGTcggggccccgccccctcccctggcccggTCGCAGATCCCCTCCCCGGCGCGGGTGCACTCACGATGGCGCGGCCGTAGCAGGCCGCCGCCTCCGGGTACTTGCGGCCCACGAAGAGCCGGTTGCCCTGCTCCTTGAGCTCTTGCGCGCTCGGGCTTTTTTCGGGGCTTCCGCCGCCGGCGCCCAGCCGCGCGCcgccttccttctcctccttgccCTTCATGGCGCCGCGCGGCACAGCCTGGGCTCAGCTCCCAGGCTCCGCGTCTGGCCCACCCAGCGCCCGCAGCCCGAGCCCGCAGCCCGAGCCCGCGATCCGCTCGGGCCCGGTCCAGCGATCCGCCACCGGAACTTCCGGCCGCGGTGGGCGGGGACGCGTGTGCGTCCGACGGGCTGCGGGGGTGGGGCCGGCTGGAGCATGCGCTCGAGGCAAAGCGACCCGCGACTTCGGAAGGCTACGGAAGCGTCAAGAGTAACCGGGGCTGATGGCAGCCCCGCCCCgccgaggccccgccccgcgcgtGAACATGGCGGCTGTCCGCGGGCAGTGGGGCCTGAGGCCTCCAGCCGCCGGGCCGTGGTCCCGGCGCTCCACTGCGCGGTGCCGCGGGCGCGCGGGGACCGCCAGAGCGGCTCGAGGCCCTGGGCCGATGGTAGGGCGGACCACCCCCGATGCCCGAATCTCCGTCACCGCCCTTCCCCAGGTGTCGAGAGAGGAGTGTCCGCGGCCACCGAGGGCCGAGCGGAGAAGCACGTGACACGGGACAAACTGGAGCGGCTGCCGGCGTGCAAGCGGGTGGTGAGGGCTTCCCACGTGTGGGGCGGGGCCTCGCGGCGTGGGGGCGGGCCCCCCGGGTGAGGTCCACCACCCGTGACCCCCAACCCGATCTGCCCCGATCTGGCCGCGGAGGGGCCGCTGCCCGAGCCGGTGGTGCAGCGCTCGGCCGGCGCCCTCCGCCTCCAGGCCGACGTGCGGGCAGCCGTCACGGAATCGTGGGCCTCGCGACTGCCTCGGGTTGGTCGGAAGAGCTGGGCGCCCCGGCGGGGTCGCGAGACCGGGCGTGTTAGTGACCCTGTCTGTAAAGTGAGCCCAGGGCCACGTCCATGACACTTGGGGATCCCTAGGAACGGCAGCCCTACGCCGAGGTCGTCCGGACCCTGGCGGGGCATGAGGCTGCCCCTTCACTGCCCATAACCTTCCTGGCTGCGGGAGCTCCAGAGGCGGCAGCCTTCACGTCCGAAGGCCGCAGTGGCCGCGGTGCCGGACCAGCCAGCGCTGCAGTACGCCCACAAGCCCTAAGTGTTGCACCTGAGCCGGGTGCAGAACCACGCCGCAGCCctcagcagaggggaggggcccgTCGGAAGGCAGGGAGGGCATCCAAGGCCCTGGTCAGGCTGGCGAATGCACGGCTGTACAGCATAGACTGGCCAGCGTCCCGGGGCCCCAaactgcctctgcccctccctagatAGTACCTGAGGGCTGTGGACCCCTCACCGTGTGCAGACAGCACTACGGACGTGGGCTGTGGGGCAGAAGCTGTGCCCAGACCTTGGCCCCAGCCCGGCCATCTGATGACACCGTGCCAGCCAAGAAGAGCAGGACTCAGGCTGAGTGAACTTGGGTGTGGCCCAGGGCCTGCACCTGCCCGGTAACCTCAGGCCACAGGTTTCTCTGGGTGTGAGCTGGCCAAGGAGGAGGCTGGCTGCTGCAGGAACTCAATAAACGCTTGCTGAACTCTCACCTGACTGTGAGGACCACCccactcccccctgccccccctacACAGCATACGAGTGCAGAAGAGTGAGGGAGGAGCCCGAGCTGTCCACATGGAGGGAAAGGCCCTTACGGTCTGCTCAGCGAGTGGGAAGGAGGCCAGGCCCGCCCTCAGAGCCCTGGTGCAGCCACCTGGTGctgtgtaaaatatttattcGTTTTCCAAAAAGGCTCAGACCGCAAATCGtggtggggaggctggggcagggtcTCCTCCAGGGCCACACTTGGGGACCTCCACTGCCTGGCCAGGCAGTCCTACCTCCCCAGGCCCGGGAGGGGGTGGCCAGGGCCGATGTAAGGCTTGGCCTGGACACCACGGGCTACAGGACCCACCGGTCCCCACGGAGGACAAGCAGTCTTGAGATGTACATTCACAGCGGACGGACACGCGGGCTCACCCGGTGGCCGGCCCACACGCGCCCGCACCCTGGCCTGTGTGGCCCTGAGGAGCCCAtcagggtggtggggggatgtGCGCGCCTAGCAGGTCATAGGCGAAGACGTTCCAGAAGATGGCAAAGAGCAGGAAAGTGCCGTAGGCAAGCAGCACCACCCACCAGCCGCACTGGTCCCGAAGCCGCTCCTCATAGCTGCGCAGGATGGTCAGACCCATGCTGACCCCGACCACTGCACCTGCCAGGTGTGCCATGAAGCTGGGCTGTGGGCCTGAGGCAGGCAGTGGTGGGGAAAAGCGGAGCCACACGGCCCGGCCCACCTCGGAGCTCACtgcagagagaggcagcaggTGGGAGGCACCCTGGCCTTAGGCTGaggccccccagccccctgacCCCCTACTTACTGCACACCAAGGCCAGCACCATCCTCAGCAGCTTGTAGGGACACCTCATCCCAGCCCAGTTCTGACGGAGCGTGAGACAGAGGCTGTGAGACAGGCCTCGTGGGCCCCTCCCCACGCCCGCCCCACAGTCTGCCCTATTACCATGACGACGTTGGCCAGGTGTGCCGAGCACAAGGCGTAGACCCCACCAGAGCCCCCCACCACAGGGGCCCGCATGTCGGTAATGGAGACAGTCAGGGAGCCTGTGTGAGCAAAGGGAGAGCAGTGAGGGTGAGGCTCACCAGTGACCAGGCCAGGGGGCACGTGCCTGCCTCACCTGCCAGCACGCCGGCCAGGTAGAGCAGGCTGATGCGGAGCAGACCGTGCACCATCTCCAAGGGCACCCCGATCATCAGCTGCAGGAGCGCGTTGAACCCCAGCTGCTCCAGGCTGGCCGTGTGGGCGTAAACAGACGTGAAGGCAGCGGTCAGGCCACCAGCCCCGGCCTCGAGGGCCTGAGTCCTCCTGACGCCCTCAGAGAGATGCCAGAGGCGGGCCCGGACTCACCCGACGTGCATGAACATGTAGGTGAGGAAGCGCCAGGCTCGAGCACGGTGGCCGGGATGGTACACGAGGGGGCTCTTCATGTACTCAGGGTGGTAGGTCTGCAGCACCCATTTGTTGAGACGGGCCCCGTAGCACAGGAACACGATGATCTGGGAGACAGAGGGGTTAGGGCCAGGCGAGGCCAGGCACGGGGGCGGTTCCCAGAGTGGTGGACAGGTGGGCACACCTGGGCAAGGGTGACCGAGGCCATAAACACAGGGGGTGGGCAGCTGCGGTGCCGGTAGAAGTACCAGTGGCGGTCCACCTCCCGGGGCAGGATCTCGTAGGCGACGTAGCGCACAAACCGCTTGTAGACGCCCAGGCCTGGCTCATCCAGCAGCCCGTCCCGGGGCAGGGCCCTCTGTCCGTTGGCGATGGCCCGCTTAAAGCTGCTTGAGCGTTTACTGCTGATCTGGGGGGGGGCGCCCTAAGCATGGGCCACCGTactccctgcccacccacccccagccaccctgCCCCCTCGGCCCCACCCAGCTTCTGGCAGAGTCTGAGGCCCTGCCCCAAGTGCACACCCCTCCCTGGCGGGAAGGGCAGGGAGTGAGGGCTGCCCGC includes the following:
- the JMJD8 gene encoding jmjC domain-containing protein 8 isoform X2 — protein: MPRGGGLMASGARLRLLLALWMLAAPARPVAADAGDGGWQRRGPGAAAAAAEEERCAVERRADLSYSEFVQHYAFSRPVILQRLTDNSRFRALCSREKLLASFGDSVVRLSTANTYSYRKVDLPFQEYVEHLLHPQDPTSLGNDTLYFFGDNNFSEWASLFQHYSPPPFSLLGTTAAYSFGVAGAGSGVPFHWHGPGFSEVVYGRKRWFLYPPEKTPEFHPNKTTLAWLQDVYPALAPSERPLECTVQAGEVLYFPDRWWHATLNLDTSVFISTFLS
- the JMJD8 gene encoding jmjC domain-containing protein 8 isoform X1; amino-acid sequence: MPRGGGLMASGARLRLLLALWMLAAPARPVAADAGDGGWQRRGPGAAAAAAEEERCAVERRADLSYSEFVQHYAFSRPVILQRLTDNSRFRALCSREKLLASFGDSVVRLSTANTYSYRKVDLPFQEYVEHLLHPQDPTSLGNDTLYFFGDNNFSEWASLFQHYSPPPFSLLGTTAAYSFGVAATAGNSTGAGSGVPFHWHGPGFSEVVYGRKRWFLYPPEKTPEFHPNKTTLAWLQDVYPALAPSERPLECTVQAGEVLYFPDRWWHATLNLDTSVFISTFLS
- the JMJD8 gene encoding jmjC domain-containing protein 8 isoform X3, translating into MPRGGGLMASGARLRLLLALWMLAAPARPVAADAGDGGWQRRGPGAAAAAAEEERCAVERRADLSYSEFVQHYAFSRPVILQRLTDNSWTCPSRSMWSTCYTPRILPPWATTLCISLGTIISANGHHFSSTIPHPHSACWVPQLLTALELQRWFLYPPEKTPEFHPNKTTLAWLQDVYPALAPSERPLECTVQAGEVLYFPDRWWHATLNLDTSVFISTFLS
- the STUB1 gene encoding E3 ubiquitin-protein ligase CHIP, giving the protein MKGKEEKEGGARLGAGGGSPEKSPSAQELKEQGNRLFVGRKYPEAAACYGRAITRNPLVAVYYTNRALCYLKMQQHEQALADCRRALELDGQSVKAHFFLGQCQLEMESYDEAIANLQRAYNLAKEQRLNFGDDIPSALRIAKKKRWNSIEERRIHQENELHSYLTRLIVAERERELEECQRNHEGDEDDSHVRAQQACIEAKHDKYLADMDELFSQVDEKRKKRDIPDYLCGKISFELMREPCITPSGITYDRKDIEEHLQRVGHFDPVTRSPLTQEQLIPNLAMKEVIDAFISENGWVEDY
- the RHBDL1 gene encoding rhomboid-related protein 1 isoform X5; this translates as MDRSSLLQLIQEQQLDPENTGFIGADTFTGLVHSHELPLDPAKLDMLVALAQSNERGQVCYQELVDLISSKRSSSFKRAIANGQRALPRDGLLDEPGLGVYKRFVRYVAYEILPREVDRHWYFYRHRSCPPPVFMASVTLAQIIVFLCYGARLNKWVLQTYHPEYMKSPLVYHPGHRARAWRFLTYMFMHVGLEQLGFNALLQLMIGVPLEMVHGLLRISLLYLAGVLAGEAGTCPLAWSLNWAGMRCPYKLLRMVLALVCSAVVGVSMGLTILRSYEERLRDQCGWWVVLLAYGTFLLFAIFWNVFAYDLLGAHIPPPP
- the RHBDL1 gene encoding rhomboid-related protein 1 isoform X4 — translated: MDRSSLLQLIQEQQLDPENTGFIGADTFTGLVHSHELPLDPAKLDMLVALAQSNERGQVCYQELVDLISSKRSSSFKRAIANGQRALPRDGLLDEPGLGVYKRFVRYVAYEILPREVDRHWYFYRHRSCPPPVFMASVTLAQIIVFLCYGARLNKWVLQTYHPEYMKSPLVYHPGHRARAWRFLTYMFMHVGLEQLGFNALLQLMIGVPLEMVHGLLRISLLYLAGVLAGSLTVSITDMRAPVVGGSGGVYALCSAHLANVVMNWAGMRCPYKLLRMVLALVCSAVVGVSMGLTILRSYEERLRDQCGWWVVLLAYGTFLLFAIFWNVFAYDLLGAHIPPPP
- the RHBDL1 gene encoding rhomboid-related protein 1 isoform X1, which gives rise to MDRSSLLQLIQEQQLDPENTGFIGADTFTGLVHSHELPLDPAKLDMLVALAQSNERGQVCYQELVDLISSKRSSSFKRAIANGQRALPRDGLLDEPGLGVYKRFVRYVAYEILPREVDRHWYFYRHRSCPPPVFMASVTLAQIIVFLCYGARLNKWVLQTYHPEYMKSPLVYHPGHRARAWRFLTYMFMHVGLEQLGFNALLQLMIGVPLEMVHGLLRISLLYLAGVLAGSLTVSITDMRAPVVGGSGGVYALCSAHLANVVMNWAGMRCPYKLLRMVLALVCMSSEVGRAVWLRFSPPLPASGPQPSFMAHLAGAVVGVSMGLTILRSYEERLRDQCGWWVVLLAYGTFLLFAIFWNVFAYDLLGAHIPPPP
- the RHBDL1 gene encoding rhomboid-related protein 1 isoform X7 → MDRSSLLQLIQEQQLDPENTGFIGADTFTGLVHSHELPLDPAKLDMLVALAQSNERGQVCYQELVDLIIVFLCYGARLNKWVLQTYHPEYMKSPLVYHPGHRARAWRFLTYMFMHVGLEQLGFNALLQLMIGVPLEMVHGLLRISLLYLAGVLAGSLTVSITDMRAPVVGGSGGVYALCSAHLANVVMNWAGMRCPYKLLRMVLALVCMSSEVGRAVWLRFSPPLPASGPQPSFMAHLAGAVVGVSMGLTILRSYEERLRDQCGWWVVLLAYGTFLLFAIFWNVFAYDLLGAHIPPPP
- the RHBDL1 gene encoding rhomboid-related protein 1 isoform X2, with the translated sequence MDRSSLLQLIQEQLDPENTGFIGADTFTGLVHSHELPLDPAKLDMLVALAQSNERGQVCYQELVDLISSKRSSSFKRAIANGQRALPRDGLLDEPGLGVYKRFVRYVAYEILPREVDRHWYFYRHRSCPPPVFMASVTLAQIIVFLCYGARLNKWVLQTYHPEYMKSPLVYHPGHRARAWRFLTYMFMHVGLEQLGFNALLQLMIGVPLEMVHGLLRISLLYLAGVLAGSLTVSITDMRAPVVGGSGGVYALCSAHLANVVMNWAGMRCPYKLLRMVLALVCMSSEVGRAVWLRFSPPLPASGPQPSFMAHLAGAVVGVSMGLTILRSYEERLRDQCGWWVVLLAYGTFLLFAIFWNVFAYDLLGAHIPPPP
- the RHBDL1 gene encoding rhomboid-related protein 1 isoform X3, encoding MDRSSLLQLIQEQQLDPENTGFIGADTFTGLVHSHELPLDPAKLDMLVALAQSNERGQVCYQELVDLISSKRSSSFKRAIANGQRALPRDGLLDEPGLGVYKRFVRYVAYEILPREVDRHWYFYRHRSCPPPVFMASVTLAQIIVFLCYGARLNKWVLQTYHPEYMKSPLVYHPGHRARAWRFLTYMFMHVGLEQLGFNALLQLMIGVPLEMVHGLLRISLLYLAGVLAGEAGTCPLAWSLNWAGMRCPYKLLRMVLALVCMSSEVGRAVWLRFSPPLPASGPQPSFMAHLAGAVVGVSMGLTILRSYEERLRDQCGWWVVLLAYGTFLLFAIFWNVFAYDLLGAHIPPPP
- the RHBDL1 gene encoding rhomboid-related protein 1 isoform X6, with protein sequence MDRSSLLQLIQEQQLDPENTGFIGADTFTGLVHSHELPLDPAKLDMLVALAQSNERGQVCYQELVDLISSKRSSSFKRAIANGQRALPRDGLLDEPGLGVYKRFVRYVAYEILPREVDRHWYFYRHRSCPPPVFMASVTLAQIIVFLCYGARLNKWVLQTYHPEYMKSPLVYHPGHRARAWRFLTYMFMHVGLEQLGFNALLQLMIGVPLEMVHGLLRISLLYLAGVLAVSSEVGRAVWLRFSPPLPASGPQPSFMAHLAGAVVGVSMGLTILRSYEERLRDQCGWWVVLLAYGTFLLFAIFWNVFAYDLLGAHIPPPP